The bacterium genome includes a window with the following:
- a CDS encoding MMPL family transporter, whose protein sequence is MFERVLGWTANLCFRRSGTIIIVALALLLIAVVLALRLEFSADIRQLLPQSHPRVNQYFEALSRFAGSETLIGVVRPSGTQDVHLVQEFVKHFGESVSGSRMVGDVDFNANQLALRFFRKFFLKHIFLFLDEQDFNNVIDALSKEGMSRALKQARATLISQAGIVQKEFIEHDPLNLRRFMFKYSPKLKQGLKLDLIDGYYFSADHKMGFVLIYPTKNPQDLDFDRALLASLRESADEAFAWQDNLHGWAMGEAAQRLSISFTGPHAILLEESGLIKDDTLTTLISSFALVVVLFVVAFRSTGSLLFVGGPLLSSLVFTLALCYVTLGYINILTIVLVVSVVGLGIDFAVHLYSRFVDERASGRMAAEALRISYTRTGSGTLACAATTSLAFLSCALSRFQGVKHIGLLAAAGIVICLSTTFFFMGAVLKQQERLGRHKVNTPRAAILGLTKLARLVTNHPGPIIAVWTILTLLAAIRVSQVKFSEDITKLRAKTSQAARLQTQISRDIGGSFKDWIIFKTVPDSEAALKFAEHVKTESAAMIADGTLAAASSLLDFVPSLARQLENIRRLERLSGKLSPRAIAPAFEAAVEGSGLRMTDLYREYINQLAASLSVKEPIDLNALAADKSVKRLLRRFLEADSSGLSIACYVSPAKLLSAKRDAVAFEHKLRKRLGNTPSIVSTTYLTAVLKDLIVQDIWLIAIVAAVLVLAILLMQFRNLWVALIAIVPLGSGALMMLATASMLGIDLNPVNLFVVPMILGIGIDDGIHLVHRFLEKKAHAQDAIVGTGKALILTSLTTILAFGTLVFAGFEGLVQIGIITILGVGFSLLASITFLPALLVRLPSVGRRLNVG, encoded by the coding sequence ATGTTCGAGAGGGTTCTCGGTTGGACAGCAAATCTCTGCTTCAGACGGTCTGGCACCATCATCATTGTGGCCTTGGCGCTGCTTTTGATCGCGGTCGTGCTAGCGCTTAGGCTTGAGTTCTCGGCTGATATCCGCCAGTTGCTTCCCCAGTCTCATCCCCGCGTCAATCAGTACTTCGAGGCGCTCTCGAGATTCGCCGGGTCCGAGACGTTAATCGGTGTTGTGAGACCATCTGGGACGCAGGACGTCCACCTCGTGCAGGAGTTTGTGAAACACTTCGGGGAGTCCGTTTCCGGGAGCCGAATGGTTGGCGACGTCGATTTCAACGCCAACCAGCTGGCGCTCAGGTTCTTCAGGAAGTTCTTCCTTAAGCATATCTTTCTATTCCTTGACGAGCAGGACTTTAACAACGTCATCGATGCCCTGTCAAAGGAGGGCATGAGCCGGGCACTCAAACAAGCGCGGGCAACGCTGATCTCTCAGGCCGGCATCGTCCAGAAGGAGTTCATCGAACACGATCCGCTCAACCTTCGGCGGTTCATGTTCAAATACAGCCCAAAACTCAAACAGGGCCTGAAACTTGACCTAATTGACGGCTACTACTTCTCAGCCGACCACAAAATGGGTTTCGTGCTTATCTATCCGACCAAGAACCCCCAGGACTTGGATTTCGACCGGGCGCTGCTCGCAAGCTTGCGCGAGAGCGCGGATGAGGCTTTCGCGTGGCAGGACAACCTTCACGGGTGGGCGATGGGCGAGGCTGCCCAACGGCTCTCGATCTCGTTCACTGGCCCCCACGCGATCCTGCTTGAGGAGAGTGGACTCATCAAAGACGACACGCTCACAACGCTCATCAGCTCCTTCGCGCTCGTTGTTGTGCTCTTCGTCGTAGCTTTTCGCAGCACAGGAAGTCTGCTGTTTGTGGGCGGGCCGCTACTCTCCTCCCTAGTTTTCACACTTGCCCTATGCTACGTAACGCTTGGCTACATCAACATCTTGACCATCGTGCTCGTGGTCTCGGTAGTCGGCCTGGGGATCGACTTCGCCGTGCATCTATACAGCAGGTTCGTCGATGAGCGCGCCTCGGGCAGGATGGCCGCGGAGGCGTTGAGAATCTCATATACCCGCACCGGGTCCGGAACCCTTGCCTGCGCAGCGACTACTTCCCTAGCCTTTCTCAGCTGCGCCCTATCCCGCTTTCAAGGCGTAAAACATATAGGGCTGTTGGCGGCGGCAGGAATCGTCATCTGTCTCTCTACTACGTTCTTTTTCATGGGAGCAGTTCTGAAACAGCAGGAACGACTCGGACGACACAAAGTCAATACTCCAAGGGCCGCTATTCTCGGCCTGACCAAACTTGCGAGACTTGTAACAAACCACCCAGGCCCAATCATCGCGGTATGGACGATACTGACGCTCCTGGCTGCCATCAGGGTCTCTCAGGTCAAGTTCTCCGAGGACATTACCAAACTGAGAGCGAAGACCTCCCAGGCAGCGCGACTTCAGACCCAGATAAGCCGCGACATCGGAGGAAGCTTCAAGGATTGGATCATCTTCAAGACTGTCCCGGACAGTGAAGCCGCTCTGAAGTTCGCAGAACACGTGAAGACCGAGTCAGCCGCTATGATCGCTGATGGAACGCTTGCCGCCGCATCATCGCTGCTCGATTTCGTGCCCTCGCTCGCGAGGCAACTGGAGAACATAAGGCGCCTTGAGCGGCTCTCCGGCAAGCTGTCGCCTCGGGCAATTGCTCCGGCCTTCGAGGCTGCTGTCGAGGGCAGCGGGCTGAGAATGACTGACCTATATCGAGAGTATATCAACCAGCTGGCGGCTTCTCTCTCGGTCAAAGAGCCAATCGACCTGAACGCACTTGCGGCCGACAAGTCCGTTAAGAGGCTGCTGAGGCGCTTCCTTGAGGCAGACAGCAGCGGCCTGAGCATCGCCTGCTACGTCTCCCCCGCCAAACTGCTTTCCGCCAAGCGCGACGCCGTGGCATTTGAGCATAAGCTCCGAAAGCGACTCGGCAACACTCCGTCCATAGTCAGCACCACGTACCTCACTGCCGTGCTGAAGGACCTGATCGTGCAGGATATATGGCTCATAGCGATCGTGGCTGCGGTCCTCGTGCTCGCGATTCTTCTGATGCAGTTCAGAAACCTCTGGGTCGCTCTCATCGCAATCGTGCCACTTGGCTCCGGCGCCCTGATGATGCTTGCCACGGCCTCAATGCTCGGCATCGACCTCAACCCAGTCAACCTGTTCGTCGTGCCGATGATACTCGGCATCGGGATCGACGACGGAATACATCTCGTCCATCGCTTCCTCGAAAAAAAGGCTCACGCTCAAGACGCCATTGTTGGGACAGGTAAGGCCCTGATATTGACCTCACTAACGACGATTCTCGCTTTCGGCACGCTCGTCTTTGCTGGGTTCGAGGGCCTTGTTCAAATAGGCATCATCACAATACTGGGCGTGGGATTCTCGCTACTTGCGTCGATAACGTTTCTCCCCGCACTTCTCGTTCGGCTACCGAGTGTGGGTCGCAGGCTGAACGTTGGATAG
- a CDS encoding carbamoyltransferase C-terminal domain-containing protein, which translates to MGYILGINELLHDTSAVLLKDGKIVGAIEEERLSGDKHALGLCLMGKPPSYSVDWCLEYFGLDESQIDAVAISFDVNALTMMKMLYNIFSEALQKMSIRSAFKQKSKNDPGMNIIPGATFGFLVRRRAYFSELRRRFKEVIFVKHHLAHAASAYYCSGFDRANIFVTDGVGDESPTSLYYGRDGELIPIKQFHPHQSLGTLYRTVSQVCGFVYFDAGKTMGLSAYGTPRPELGEYLSVYPYSYCIDFKALRKLWRFARDDGQPIADIHKDIAATLQERLELAGMEMTKLLHAKTGCRNLCLGGGVSLNCVMNSALLDSEFVDDIFIQPAAMDMGAALGAAVWIAHLRGEPMPDAMEDVFLGPEYSNDEIRTVLDATPGISYKHYKQIEKPVAKLLAENKAVGWFQGRMEFGPRALGSRSILASPIEPYMKDLVNDIKGRERWRPLAPAILEERMPDWFHNPYPSPFMTLNFHFKDGVKQRVPSVVHVDGSARVQSVPKNSRAKRYRRLIQEFEKLTGVPMLLNTSFNERGAPIVCAPKHALASFMNTALDFLAIGDFLVSKIRE; encoded by the coding sequence ATGGGCTACATTCTTGGTATAAATGAGCTGCTGCACGATACGTCGGCCGTTCTGCTCAAGGACGGGAAGATTGTCGGCGCGATTGAGGAGGAGCGGCTCTCCGGGGATAAGCACGCGCTCGGGCTCTGCCTCATGGGCAAACCGCCCTCCTACTCAGTGGATTGGTGCCTCGAGTACTTCGGGCTTGACGAGAGCCAGATCGATGCCGTGGCCATCAGCTTCGATGTCAACGCTCTCACGATGATGAAAATGCTCTACAATATCTTCTCCGAGGCGCTTCAGAAGATGTCGATTAGGAGCGCCTTCAAGCAGAAGTCAAAGAACGATCCGGGCATGAACATCATCCCAGGCGCAACGTTCGGCTTTCTCGTCAGGCGAAGGGCCTACTTCTCGGAGCTCAGGCGGCGCTTCAAAGAGGTCATATTCGTGAAGCACCACCTCGCACACGCGGCAAGTGCCTATTACTGCTCAGGTTTCGACCGGGCCAACATCTTCGTTACCGATGGCGTTGGCGACGAATCGCCCACCTCGCTCTACTACGGTCGGGACGGCGAGCTGATCCCGATCAAGCAGTTTCATCCGCATCAGTCCCTCGGCACACTCTATCGAACGGTCTCGCAGGTCTGTGGCTTCGTCTATTTCGACGCGGGCAAGACGATGGGGCTCTCTGCATACGGCACGCCGCGGCCGGAGCTCGGCGAATACCTGTCCGTATATCCATATTCGTACTGCATCGACTTCAAGGCCTTGCGCAAGCTCTGGAGATTCGCGCGAGATGACGGCCAGCCAATAGCCGACATTCACAAGGACATAGCAGCGACGCTTCAGGAGCGGCTGGAGCTGGCCGGGATGGAGATGACCAAACTGCTGCACGCCAAGACGGGCTGCCGCAATCTCTGCCTCGGCGGCGGCGTCTCTCTCAATTGCGTGATGAACTCGGCGCTGCTTGATTCTGAGTTCGTTGACGACATCTTCATTCAGCCGGCTGCGATGGACATGGGCGCGGCGCTTGGTGCTGCGGTCTGGATTGCCCATCTGAGAGGCGAACCGATGCCTGACGCAATGGAGGACGTGTTTCTGGGCCCTGAGTATTCCAACGACGAGATTAGAACTGTGCTAGATGCGACGCCGGGTATCTCGTACAAGCATTACAAGCAGATCGAAAAGCCAGTGGCGAAGCTCCTGGCCGAGAACAAGGCCGTAGGGTGGTTCCAGGGTCGGATGGAGTTCGGGCCGCGAGCGCTTGGCTCAAGGAGCATCCTTGCCAGCCCAATAGAACCTTATATGAAAGACCTAGTCAACGACATCAAGGGCCGCGAGCGGTGGCGTCCCCTCGCCCCTGCCATTCTCGAGGAGCGAATGCCGGATTGGTTCCATAACCCTTATCCGAGCCCGTTCATGACGCTGAACTTCCATTTCAAGGATGGGGTCAAGCAAAGAGTCCCGTCGGTAGTTCACGTTGACGGCAGTGCGAGGGTCCAGTCCGTGCCAAAGAACTCACGCGCAAAGCGATACAGAAGGCTAATTCAGGAATTTGAGAAACTAACTGGCGTCCCGATGCTTCTGAACACCTCGTTCAATGAGCGAGGCGCACCGATCGTCTGCGCCCCCAAGCACGCCTTGGCATCGTTCATGAACACGGCGCTTGACTTTCTTGCGATTGGAGACTTTCTTGTATCCAAGATACGAGAGTAA
- a CDS encoding right-handed parallel beta-helix repeat-containing protein — MKFYALRIRALVTTLILLELLLLIPARLSAETLRVPEEFPTISAAMNAASPGDEVLVGPGEYNENVLMSPGVSLVGAGPDNTLVDGGLKPAIVCAEDCSVGQLRLISGSTVATLYSRDVSVTLWSNEISGGGYGILCTGGTIVAVGNELHDNYASGIKVDGCDAQIDQNLAYFNDLDGILSFQSTIEVTGNFCFGNVHAGINCRDGTVAYIEGNIAQSNHHTGIFFIRSTGSVLGNDSSRNAQMGLRAVDSTDVTFSFNSVTENFDHGVQFMNSSGQVLGCTIQCNRLAGIHLAEGSDVTISGNVLERNFEGGVLVEEGSNAALTNNYYHKNYTNGISVLSSATAQIVNETSLEDRFNALHCEQANHVTVRRCMFLRSHLLGIGAIDADVEMSNSVVAGPFYNGIFSDGSSLNISNNAFFSIPLTCILCQDFGPHIIVNNIFANAQHAVWAAVQLLPVGLEIAYDDAWAMEAPPYVYDDGSVAFMPSPGTGLISADPLFADPQNYNFHLQAGSPCIDAGLPESSMNDRDGSINDMGAYGGPYAGFIGAAPLIRPHYWSSEPRPFTCTIPYGFSIHAPLLSVEASLLPLGKYEVVAGAIDPNTPS; from the coding sequence TTGAAGTTCTACGCTCTGCGTATTCGGGCTTTGGTCACCACGCTGATTCTGCTCGAACTACTCTTGCTCATTCCTGCTCGGCTTTCTGCCGAGACTCTCCGTGTCCCCGAGGAGTTCCCGACGATCTCTGCCGCGATGAACGCGGCGTCGCCGGGCGACGAGGTTCTGGTTGGCCCCGGCGAATACAACGAGAACGTGTTGATGAGCCCGGGTGTCTCGCTTGTCGGCGCGGGTCCTGATAACACGCTTGTTGACGGTGGTTTGAAGCCTGCAATCGTATGCGCCGAGGACTGCAGCGTAGGCCAACTGAGGCTCATCTCCGGCTCAACCGTGGCAACGCTCTACTCGCGGGACGTCTCGGTTACACTTTGGTCAAATGAGATCTCAGGGGGTGGCTACGGCATCTTATGCACTGGTGGGACGATCGTCGCCGTAGGCAACGAGCTGCATGACAACTATGCCTCGGGAATTAAGGTCGATGGCTGCGACGCGCAGATTGACCAGAATCTCGCCTACTTCAACGATCTTGACGGCATTCTCTCCTTCCAATCAACTATTGAGGTCACGGGCAATTTCTGCTTCGGAAACGTGCATGCGGGAATAAACTGCAGAGACGGCACGGTTGCTTACATAGAAGGCAACATTGCCCAGAGCAATCATCACACCGGCATATTCTTCATCCGATCAACTGGAAGTGTGTTAGGAAACGATTCAAGCCGCAACGCACAAATGGGCCTTCGGGCCGTTGACTCAACCGATGTTACGTTCAGCTTCAATTCAGTAACCGAAAACTTCGACCACGGCGTGCAGTTTATGAATTCTTCCGGCCAGGTACTCGGCTGCACTATTCAGTGCAATCGCCTTGCGGGGATACACCTCGCGGAAGGCTCGGACGTTACCATTTCTGGCAACGTGCTCGAGCGCAACTTCGAAGGAGGCGTTCTTGTAGAGGAAGGCTCCAACGCTGCCCTCACGAACAATTATTACCATAAGAATTACACAAACGGGATATCGGTCCTGTCCTCTGCAACCGCCCAGATCGTCAACGAAACGAGCCTCGAGGATAGATTCAACGCTCTCCACTGCGAGCAAGCAAACCATGTTACTGTAAGACGCTGTATGTTCCTAAGAAGCCACTTGCTAGGCATCGGGGCGATCGATGCGGATGTCGAAATGAGCAACTCCGTTGTGGCCGGCCCCTTCTACAATGGGATTTTCTCGGATGGGTCTTCCTTAAACATCTCTAACAACGCTTTCTTCTCTATCCCGCTCACCTGTATTCTCTGTCAGGACTTTGGCCCTCACATCATTGTGAACAACATCTTCGCAAACGCCCAACACGCCGTCTGGGCGGCTGTTCAACTTCTGCCGGTTGGCCTTGAGATAGCCTATGACGATGCCTGGGCCATGGAAGCCCCCCCGTATGTCTATGACGACGGGTCGGTGGCTTTTATGCCCTCTCCCGGCACCGGCCTGATCTCAGCGGACCCACTGTTTGCAGACCCCCAGAACTACAACTTTCACCTACAGGCAGGCTCGCCCTGCATCGATGCTGGCTTGCCAGAGAGCAGCATGAACGACAGAGACGGTTCAATCAACGACATGGGCGCCTACGGTGGTCCTTACGCGGGTTTCATTGGCGCCGCCCCACTCATTCGGCCGCATTACTGGTCTAGTGAGCCACGTCCGTTCACTTGCACTATCCCTTACGGTTTCTCAATTCACGCGCCGCTTCTGTCCGTTGAAGCCTCGTTGCTCCCGCTTGGGAAATACGAGGTCGTCGCAGGGGCAATCGACCCGAACACTCCGAGCTAG
- a CDS encoding inositol monophosphatase family protein: MQVAELAPRIKELGASILAAIRSVASEGEMRSTSGLTDSGDASFKVDLLAERVVKDWLDTSPVPLAAYTEEMGFIPGRGNPQYVLVVDALDGSRAFRAGLETACVSIAVARFRGKEETRFRDILLGYLWEIKTDTVFEASAGQGVSITREGESLAPLSAVAPGLSEMAWAFEVCGRPARELFWVIGDLVNMSAVRGGCFLFNSTTFGISRIALGRLDAYVDVGVRIVEELPDSVDEMFRAGQRQVLGLFPYDIAATFLIAKEAGIVMTDAYGQALEPRRLLGSGPDTRLSCIAARSSLLHKQIMHYIDGKFDELSRRPRA; the protein is encoded by the coding sequence TTGCAGGTAGCTGAGCTTGCGCCGAGGATCAAGGAGCTCGGAGCCAGCATTCTTGCGGCGATTCGCTCAGTCGCATCAGAGGGCGAGATGCGGTCCACATCAGGATTGACGGACAGCGGAGACGCGTCGTTCAAGGTCGATCTCTTGGCTGAGAGGGTCGTCAAGGACTGGCTTGATACAAGCCCGGTCCCACTCGCAGCCTATACTGAGGAGATGGGTTTCATACCGGGGCGAGGCAATCCCCAATACGTTCTCGTGGTTGATGCGCTCGACGGCTCGCGCGCCTTCAGGGCTGGACTTGAAACTGCCTGCGTCTCCATCGCTGTGGCGCGGTTTCGTGGCAAGGAGGAGACACGCTTTAGGGACATCTTGCTCGGCTATCTTTGGGAGATAAAAACCGACACCGTGTTCGAGGCGAGCGCCGGCCAAGGCGTCTCAATAACGCGGGAGGGTGAGTCGCTTGCGCCGCTTTCAGCCGTGGCTCCGGGGCTTTCGGAGATGGCCTGGGCGTTCGAGGTGTGTGGCCGTCCGGCAAGGGAGCTTTTCTGGGTGATCGGGGACCTTGTGAACATGTCGGCCGTCCGCGGCGGGTGTTTCCTCTTCAACAGCACTACTTTCGGCATCTCTCGCATAGCCCTGGGCAGGCTCGATGCCTATGTCGATGTCGGCGTGCGCATTGTGGAGGAGCTCCCCGACTCGGTTGATGAGATGTTCCGGGCTGGCCAGCGACAGGTGCTGGGCCTCTTCCCTTACGACATCGCTGCGACTTTCCTCATCGCAAAGGAAGCGGGAATCGTCATGACGGACGCCTACGGTCAGGCGCTTGAGCCGAGGCGCTTGCTCGGCTCGGGGCCGGACACGAGGCTGTCCTGCATCGCGGCGCGCAGCAGCTTGCTTCACAAGCAAATAATGCATTATATTGATGGCAAGTTTGATGAACTGTCGCGGCGGCCAAGGGCCTGA
- a CDS encoding radical SAM protein produces the protein MQHPINIASLAAFLLANGIDTRIVDFEVEHLSDKEFAARVSDYGPDLVGFTCLSATVVAANRLAKVVKSCCPDALVVAGGPHISAMPERSLQEFEGFDVAAFGEGEETLLELCQRASEGAKPNLHGVRGVAYRSGSETVTEESRPLINDLDKLPFPARHLLNLDLYRAGPTPGVADSACRSTVLFTSRGCTEDCTFCASKITFSRRLRFRSSEHVLAEVKQCIEKFGFDHYTIDDDTFTLNRKRLKKMLDGFAALGISWDCDTRVNAVDQDMLAKMKAAGCKKVAFGIESGSDRIRNLIKKRITEEQIITAFDAAKRAGLATEAFFIIGSHPSETLDEVQMTLKLAKRVAPDFIVVNVVTPFPGTELYDTMQAGGYMPETLDWEKFDCTHTQPSWHTEHFSSDDLVRLQRWFYLRYSLSPRFILSTLSHIKSLKALRYYVSTGLGFFKYLLFERRR, from the coding sequence GTGCAACATCCAATAAACATCGCCTCGCTTGCTGCATTCCTGCTCGCGAACGGAATCGACACGAGGATAGTCGACTTCGAGGTTGAACATCTCTCCGACAAGGAGTTTGCGGCAAGGGTCTCCGATTATGGACCTGACCTCGTCGGCTTCACGTGTCTGTCCGCAACCGTTGTCGCCGCGAATCGCCTCGCCAAAGTGGTCAAAAGCTGCTGTCCGGACGCACTCGTAGTCGCGGGCGGCCCACACATTAGCGCCATGCCAGAGCGCTCGCTTCAGGAGTTCGAGGGGTTCGACGTGGCGGCCTTCGGTGAGGGCGAGGAGACGCTGCTGGAGCTCTGCCAGCGAGCCTCCGAAGGCGCCAAGCCGAACCTACACGGCGTCCGAGGCGTTGCATACCGCAGCGGCTCGGAGACCGTCACCGAAGAGAGCAGGCCACTTATCAATGACCTCGACAAGCTGCCTTTCCCCGCAAGACACCTGCTCAATCTCGACCTATACCGAGCCGGCCCAACGCCCGGAGTCGCCGACTCCGCCTGCCGTTCAACCGTCCTCTTCACCTCCCGCGGCTGCACCGAGGACTGCACGTTCTGCGCCTCGAAGATCACGTTCTCCCGCCGGCTTCGATTCCGCTCGTCCGAGCACGTTCTCGCCGAGGTCAAACAGTGCATCGAAAAGTTCGGCTTCGATCACTACACGATCGACGACGACACCTTCACACTCAACAGGAAGCGCCTCAAGAAAATGCTCGATGGGTTCGCGGCACTCGGTATCAGCTGGGACTGCGACACCCGAGTTAATGCCGTCGATCAGGACATGCTCGCCAAAATGAAGGCCGCAGGCTGCAAGAAAGTGGCGTTCGGCATCGAGTCCGGCAGCGACCGGATAAGGAATCTGATAAAAAAACGCATAACAGAGGAGCAGATAATCACGGCTTTCGACGCCGCCAAGAGGGCCGGCCTCGCCACGGAGGCGTTCTTCATCATCGGAAGCCACCCAAGCGAGACGCTCGATGAGGTCCAGATGACCTTAAAACTTGCAAAACGCGTCGCGCCCGACTTCATCGTGGTCAACGTCGTTACCCCCTTCCCGGGCACTGAGCTCTACGATACTATGCAGGCGGGCGGCTACATGCCTGAGACGCTGGACTGGGAGAAGTTCGACTGCACACACACCCAGCCGTCGTGGCACACCGAGCACTTCTCCTCAGATGACCTCGTCCGCTTGCAGCGCTGGTTCTACCTTCGCTACTCGCTCTCGCCTCGGTTCATCCTATCGACTCTGAGTCACATCAAAAGCCTCAAGGCGCTCAGATACTACGTCTCGACCGGCCTCGGCTTCTTCAAATACCTACTGTTTGAGAGGCGCAGGTAG
- the pgeF gene encoding peptidoglycan editing factor PgeF has product MDRRPRLAKCNDEMTVMPADGFEQIDYERFVYFRSSRLHELGVKHLFSTRISTRGGVRADFNIGFRNCAAQEMPLEARRAACDILAADLSGLTVARQVHSGRAVVVDSRDVGRGARSAEDGIPDADGMVTEAPGASLLILTADCLPVLIYDPAGRVGAFHAGWRGALAGIARNTIDLMVNRLCSRRADLIAVLGPAIQKCCFQVGRDVARRFMAASRRCGQEVVHSDNGRFFVDLPAFVKCELIAQGLAQKNVMDIGLCTSCLPELFYSFRRDGRLVGSMGAIIALGR; this is encoded by the coding sequence TTGGATAGGCGACCGAGGTTGGCCAAGTGTAACGACGAGATGACAGTCATGCCGGCAGATGGGTTCGAGCAGATTGACTATGAGCGCTTCGTCTATTTCCGCTCTTCACGGCTGCACGAGCTCGGTGTCAAACATCTTTTCTCAACTCGCATCAGCACCCGAGGCGGCGTTCGCGCGGATTTCAACATCGGCTTTCGTAACTGCGCCGCCCAAGAGATGCCCTTGGAGGCGAGGCGCGCTGCTTGTGACATACTAGCCGCCGACCTCTCCGGACTGACAGTGGCCAGGCAGGTGCACTCCGGCCGTGCGGTCGTGGTGGACAGCCGCGATGTCGGACGAGGCGCACGGTCCGCCGAGGACGGGATACCTGATGCGGATGGGATGGTTACGGAGGCGCCGGGCGCCTCGCTTCTGATCCTCACCGCCGACTGCCTGCCCGTTCTCATTTACGATCCCGCAGGCCGGGTTGGGGCGTTTCACGCAGGCTGGAGGGGTGCTCTAGCGGGCATCGCCCGGAATACTATCGACCTGATGGTGAACCGCCTGTGCTCCAGGCGGGCCGACCTGATCGCGGTCCTCGGCCCCGCCATTCAGAAGTGCTGTTTCCAGGTGGGACGGGACGTCGCAAGGAGGTTCATGGCCGCCTCGAGGCGCTGCGGCCAAGAGGTGGTCCACAGCGACAATGGGCGGTTTTTCGTTGACCTGCCAGCGTTCGTCAAATGCGAGCTCATTGCCCAAGGGCTGGCCCAGAAAAACGTCATGGACATCGGGCTGTGCACGTCTTGTCTGCCCGAGCTGTTCTATTCTTTTCGCCGCGATGGGCGCCTCGTCGGCTCAATGGGTGCGATAATAGCCCTGGGCAGATGA
- a CDS encoding NusG domain II-containing protein translates to MSDKTKIIRAGDIVVFVVLGASALFMIWAGAGAPKSISEVEVSVNSDVVHRASLGQNFTQKVLGPLGITTVMCLDGYVWVKDSCCPNKLCVKTGKIHTQGQTIVCVPNRVVVRIVGADAVDAITM, encoded by the coding sequence GTGTCTGACAAGACAAAAATCATCAGGGCCGGCGACATCGTAGTTTTTGTCGTGCTGGGCGCCTCTGCGCTGTTCATGATCTGGGCGGGAGCGGGGGCGCCCAAATCTATTTCAGAAGTTGAAGTATCCGTCAACAGCGATGTCGTCCATCGCGCCTCGTTGGGTCAGAACTTCACCCAAAAGGTGCTCGGGCCGCTCGGCATAACAACAGTGATGTGCCTGGATGGATACGTCTGGGTCAAAGACTCGTGCTGCCCGAACAAGTTATGCGTAAAGACCGGCAAGATCCATACCCAGGGCCAGACCATCGTGTGCGTCCCCAACAGGGTCGTGGTCAGGATTGTCGGTGCGGACGCTGTCGATGCCATCACCATGTAG
- a CDS encoding isocitrate/isopropylmalate dehydrogenase family protein: MAKHRVAYLPGDGIGTDVLDAARLVLEALEFDAEYIPGDVGWEFWCNEGNPLPQRTVDMLKMTDCCLFGAITSKPSEEAARELAPHLWQQGFVYFSPIVKLRQLLNLHTNMRPCKAFKGNPLNYRDDIDIVVFRENTEGLYSGVELHPVPREVMRFLADYQPKARRFIHESPDDLAITVRVYTRKACRSIVMQAFEYAKKHNRASVTVVEKPNVLRETGGLLLSEARKAAKSYPGIQLWETNVDAMCMWLVKNPQIYSVLCAGNMFGDIISDLSAQLVGGLGFASSANIGDDYALFEPTHGSAPKYTGMNKVNPMAAILSAKLMLEYLTELEKAQVLENAVARVIAEGRVRTYDMGGSASTTEVAEEVAKYCR, from the coding sequence ATGGCAAAGCACAGGGTCGCCTATCTGCCGGGTGATGGTATCGGGACTGACGTTCTTGATGCCGCGAGACTCGTTTTGGAGGCGCTTGAGTTTGATGCGGAGTATATCCCAGGCGACGTTGGCTGGGAGTTCTGGTGCAACGAGGGCAACCCGCTTCCCCAAAGGACGGTCGATATGCTCAAGATGACCGACTGCTGCCTCTTCGGCGCGATAACGTCTAAGCCGTCGGAGGAGGCGGCAAGGGAGCTAGCCCCGCACCTCTGGCAGCAGGGCTTCGTCTATTTCAGCCCAATAGTAAAGCTGAGGCAGCTGCTTAATCTGCACACCAACATGCGGCCATGCAAGGCGTTCAAGGGCAATCCGCTCAACTACCGGGACGACATAGACATAGTGGTCTTCCGGGAGAACACCGAGGGCCTTTACAGCGGGGTGGAATTACATCCTGTCCCACGTGAGGTGATGAGATTTCTGGCGGATTACCAGCCGAAGGCGAGGCGCTTCATTCACGAAAGCCCGGATGACCTCGCGATCACGGTGCGGGTTTACACGCGGAAAGCCTGCCGCTCGATCGTTATGCAGGCCTTTGAATACGCCAAGAAACACAATCGCGCAAGTGTGACCGTCGTCGAGAAGCCGAACGTCCTGCGCGAGACCGGCGGGCTGCTGCTTAGCGAGGCTAGAAAGGCGGCAAAGAGCTATCCCGGCATCCAGCTCTGGGAGACAAATGTGGATGCAATGTGCATGTGGCTGGTCAAGAACCCACAGATTTACAGCGTGCTCTGCGCAGGCAATATGTTCGGGGATATAATCTCGGACCTCTCGGCGCAGCTGGTCGGCGGGCTGGGCTTCGCCTCGAGCGCCAACATAGGCGACGACTACGCTCTGTTCGAGCCAACTCATGGCTCGGCGCCCAAATACACCGGCATGAACAAGGTGAACCCCATGGCGGCAATCCTTAGTGCAAAGCTGATGCTTGAGTACCTGACCGAGCTAGAAAAGGCGCAGGTTCTCGAGAACGCCGTCGCAAGAGTCATCGCCGAGGGCAGAGTCAGGACCTACGACATGGGTGGCAGCGCCTCGACAACGGAGGTTGCGGAGGAGGTCGCCAAGTATTGCAGGTAG